One window of Nostoc sp. NIES-3756 genomic DNA carries:
- a CDS encoding class I SAM-dependent methyltransferase, with amino-acid sequence MLLTKDSTHFFQKLQHQILSFLYRNDLKKLLTLYGSKWNPHLFGQCYQEHFAPLKHKKLKILEIGIGGYDDPYSGGDSLRMWKQYFPNSMIYGIDIVDKSALAEDRIKIFQGSQEDEAFLKKVVAETGKFDIIIDDGSHRNDHVIKTFKILFPELNDGGIYVVEDTHTSYIPSYDNWSKFCSNDVAPHWAEYGGSLDLYDQRTMMNFFKRLVDCLSHQEFIHPGYTPNYFDKHIVGIHFYRNQVFIHKGDNTAQGNVVENNILRPEFLQEIGIKSMAYLKLEFPVIDDPTKL; translated from the coding sequence ATGTTACTAACGAAAGATTCAACCCACTTTTTCCAAAAATTGCAGCATCAAATCTTGTCCTTTCTCTACAGGAATGATTTAAAAAAATTACTGACTCTTTATGGCAGTAAATGGAATCCTCATTTATTCGGTCAGTGTTATCAAGAGCATTTTGCCCCACTGAAACATAAAAAATTAAAAATTTTAGAAATTGGTATAGGTGGGTATGATGACCCCTATTCCGGTGGCGATTCCTTGAGAATGTGGAAGCAATATTTCCCTAACAGTATGATTTATGGGATAGATATTGTAGATAAAAGTGCTTTGGCAGAAGACCGCATTAAAATATTTCAAGGCAGCCAAGAGGACGAAGCTTTCCTGAAAAAAGTTGTTGCGGAAACTGGTAAATTTGACATTATTATTGATGATGGTAGCCATCGTAATGACCATGTAATTAAAACCTTTAAAATATTATTTCCCGAATTAAATGATGGCGGTATTTATGTCGTAGAAGATACCCACACATCTTATATACCAAGTTACGATAATTGGTCAAAATTTTGTAGCAATGATGTTGCTCCTCACTGGGCTGAATATGGTGGAAGCTTAGATTTATATGACCAAAGAACTATGATGAATTTCTTTAAAAGGTTAGTTGATTGCTTGAGCCACCAAGAATTTATTCATCCAGGTTACACTCCTAATTATTTTGATAAACATATTGTGGGGATACATTTTTACCGTAATCAAGTTTTTATCCATAAAGGAGATAATACAGCCCAAGGTAACGTGGTAGAAAACAATATTTTAAGACCTGAATTTCTCCAAGAAATAGGTATAAAGTCAATGGCGTATTTAAAACTAGAGTTTCCGGTTATTGATGACCCAACAAAATTATAA